CATTGTGGAAGGTGTAATGATACCGGATGAAGACCGCGCCACTGCTTGTGTTTCTTCGCAGGTGGGTTGCTCGCTCAGTTGTTCGTTTTGCGCTACCGGGTTTTTAAAACGCGAACGCAATCTTACAGCCGGAGAAATTTATGATCAAATTACTTTACTCAACCGCCATGCCGCTAATGCCAACCAAGGTAGAGGTTTAACCAATGTGGTATATATGGGAATGGGTGAGCCATTGCTGAATTACGATAATGTAATGCAGAGCATAAGGCTGCTTACTTCGCCCGATGCATTAAATATGGCAGCAAAACGCATTACTGTTTCTACTTCCGGCATTGAAAGGGGCATACGAAAATTGGCAGACGAAGGATTGAAATTTAATCTGGCACTTTCGCTACATGCGCCAACCAACGAAAAACGTGAGAAAATAATGGATGTAAACCGGAGCAATAAGCTAGAAGATGTAATTGCCGCATTGAATTATTTTTATGAAAAAACGGGCAACAAGGTAACGTTTGAGTATATTCTTTTTGATGGATTCAACGACTCGTTGGAAGATGCAGAAAACCTCGCAAAACTCTATAAAAAAGTTCCTGCATTCATCAATTTAATTGAGTACAATAATGTGGAAGGTGTAACCTTTAAAAAGGCAAAAGCAGAAAAGCGCGATGCTTTCTTAGCTTACTTGCGCAGTAAGAATATTGAGGCCAAAGTAAGGCGTAGTCGTGGAAAAGATATTGATGCTGCTTGCGGACAGTTGGCAAACAAACATTAAAGCACCAATAAGCAATCTGGAATAATACTGTTGAGCTGCTGTATTTCGCTGGGAGAAAGAGCAGTTCCTTTTACTTGCATTAAACGCAATGCCGGAAGTGTGCCGCTTGTAATGCCCACCGTTTTTAGTTGTTTGTTGAAAGTTACATCTAAAGTTCTTAGTGTTGGCAATTGCAGTATTTGCTTAGGTAGTTGTGTAAACTGGTTGTAGCTTAAATCGAGAATAGAGAGGTGCAATAATTGTGCGAAATTATCGGGC
This genomic stretch from Chitinophagales bacterium harbors:
- the rlmN gene encoding 23S rRNA (adenine(2503)-C(2))-methyltransferase RlmN, with the translated sequence MSELQDIRQLTKESLEQQLVNMGEPKFRAKQILEWIWKKGALDFNEMSNLSKPLREKLQLEFKFFPVQEDVVQRSKDGTVKLAMRLHDSRIVEGVMIPDEDRATACVSSQVGCSLSCSFCATGFLKRERNLTAGEIYDQITLLNRHAANANQGRGLTNVVYMGMGEPLLNYDNVMQSIRLLTSPDALNMAAKRITVSTSGIERGIRKLADEGLKFNLALSLHAPTNEKREKIMDVNRSNKLEDVIAALNYFYEKTGNKVTFEYILFDGFNDSLEDAENLAKLYKKVPAFINLIEYNNVEGVTFKKAKAEKRDAFLAYLRSKNIEAKVRRSRGKDIDAACGQLANKH